One region of Permianibacter fluminis genomic DNA includes:
- a CDS encoding nucleoside recognition domain-containing protein, which produces MLNRIWLGFFLAAFAGALWQWLVQDNTAIFATLTSEAFAMAKLSVDIALGLVGLLCLWLGLLKIADHAGLTAGLSRLLAPLFGKLFPEIPRGHPALGSMAMNSAANLLGLDNAATPIGLRAMQELQSLNPLADTASRAQILFMVLNTASLTLFPVTVMMYRAQSGASDPAAVFLPILGATACGTCVGLGLVAWRLRLPVLNRVVGAYVLAALGVIALMLLPVFWLPHDALTGYSSALGNGLLLAAIASILLLGARNKVDLFDSFIAGAKEGFALAIQILPYLVAMLVAIGLLRASGVLDLLLDGVRYLVATAGGDTAFVDALPTGIMKMLSGSGARAMMLETMRQFGPDSFAALTSAVMQGSSETTFYVLAVYAGSVGLKKLGPTLMCAVLADVACIVAAVLLSYAFFA; this is translated from the coding sequence ATGCTGAACCGGATCTGGCTGGGCTTTTTTCTGGCGGCATTTGCCGGCGCGCTGTGGCAATGGCTGGTGCAGGACAACACCGCCATTTTTGCCACGCTGACCAGCGAAGCGTTTGCGATGGCGAAGCTGTCAGTGGATATCGCGCTCGGCCTGGTCGGCCTGCTCTGTTTATGGCTCGGCCTGTTGAAGATAGCTGACCACGCCGGTCTGACGGCCGGGTTGTCGCGCTTGCTGGCGCCTTTGTTCGGCAAACTGTTTCCGGAAATTCCGCGTGGCCACCCGGCGCTCGGCAGCATGGCGATGAATAGCGCCGCCAACCTGCTCGGACTCGACAACGCTGCGACACCGATCGGCCTGCGCGCGATGCAGGAGCTGCAGTCGCTGAATCCACTCGCCGACACCGCCAGCCGCGCCCAGATCCTGTTCATGGTGCTGAACACGGCGTCGCTGACGCTGTTTCCGGTCACCGTGATGATGTACCGGGCGCAAAGCGGCGCCAGCGATCCGGCCGCGGTGTTTCTACCGATTCTCGGCGCGACGGCCTGTGGCACCTGTGTCGGCTTGGGGCTGGTGGCGTGGCGGCTGCGGCTACCGGTGCTCAATCGGGTGGTTGGCGCCTATGTGCTGGCGGCGCTCGGGGTGATCGCATTGATGCTGCTGCCAGTGTTCTGGTTGCCGCACGACGCCCTGACCGGTTATTCCTCGGCGCTTGGCAATGGCCTGTTGCTGGCCGCCATCGCCAGCATTCTGCTGCTCGGCGCACGCAACAAGGTCGACTTGTTCGACAGCTTTATCGCCGGCGCCAAGGAAGGTTTTGCGCTGGCGATTCAGATATTGCCGTATCTCGTTGCGATGCTGGTGGCGATTGGCCTGCTGCGCGCCAGCGGTGTGCTGGATCTGCTGCTCGACGGCGTCCGCTACCTGGTGGCAACGGCTGGCGGCGATACTGCCTTTGTCGATGCCCTGCCGACCGGCATCATGAAAATGCTGTCCGGCTCCGGCGCCCGCGCCATGATGCTGGAGACCATGCGCCAGTTTGGCCCGGACAGTTTTGCCGCGCTGACCTCGGCGGTGATGCAAGGCAGCTCGGAAACGACGTTTTATGTGCTGGCGGTTTATGCCGGGTCGGTTGGCCTGAAGAAGCTCGGGCCGACGCTGATGTGCGCCGTGCTGGCAGACGTTGCCTGCATCGTTGCCGCCGTGCTGCTGAGTTATGCCTTCTTTGCTTGA
- a CDS encoding glycerophosphodiester phosphodiesterase family protein — protein MHNSTLASLRTARVIGHRGLAAAAPENTMAAFVAAQQAGLRWVELDAKLCASGELIVLHDNSVDRTSNGRGRAHAMSYQQLRKLDAGSWFSPRFAGERIPLLQDVLQFCADHGIGINIELKPNPVDYVATARAVADLLRAGDWSARLPLLISSFSLQSLRAFQRYLPELPRGLLLERRWPLPRILAELDALAAVSFHYDDSLITPEQIAAVRASGRDVLIWTVNDPARAKALWQLGVTAVFSDQPLVPA, from the coding sequence ATGCACAACAGCACACTGGCCTCGCTGCGCACGGCGCGCGTGATCGGTCATCGCGGTTTGGCGGCAGCAGCGCCGGAAAACACCATGGCAGCGTTTGTCGCGGCGCAGCAGGCCGGACTGCGCTGGGTCGAGCTCGATGCCAAGCTGTGTGCCAGCGGCGAGTTGATTGTGCTGCATGACAACAGCGTGGATCGCACCAGCAATGGTCGCGGTCGGGCACACGCGATGAGTTACCAACAATTGCGCAAGCTGGACGCCGGCAGCTGGTTTTCACCGCGCTTTGCCGGTGAGCGCATTCCGCTGCTGCAGGATGTTTTGCAGTTCTGCGCCGATCACGGTATCGGCATCAACATTGAATTGAAACCCAATCCCGTCGATTACGTCGCCACCGCCCGCGCCGTCGCCGATTTGCTGCGGGCCGGTGACTGGTCGGCGCGGCTGCCGCTGTTGATCTCCAGTTTTTCGCTGCAATCGCTGCGTGCATTTCAGCGCTATCTGCCGGAACTGCCACGCGGCTTGTTGCTGGAGCGGCGCTGGCCGCTGCCGCGCATTCTGGCCGAGCTCGATGCCCTCGCGGCGGTCAGCTTTCACTACGACGACTCGCTGATCACGCCCGAACAGATTGCCGCAGTCCGCGCCAGTGGCCGCGACGTGCTGATCTGGACCGTCAATGATCCGGCCCGGGCCAAGGCGTTGTGGCAGCTCGGTGTGACGGCGGTATTTTCCGATCAGCCGCTGGTGCCGGCATGA
- a CDS encoding ATP-binding protein, protein MPAAARTVLACLALAVAYFAGGLLARLLALPPTMVMPVWPPAGIAFVALALFGRRLWPGIFLGSLLFNALIYAEQPTINAWVASALIALGAVAQALAGLWLWQRHGGDTVAPRSGRSLARQVLLVGPLACLINPLWGSAVLVLLNELPISNLSEALLTWWCGDSMGVIALLPLLYVWQSPGQQLRLSRRIGLSLIMLFASVLSAVTALHWREREVVEWQAQQELVHSRVLHRLEQQQASVRQALQMLAALFSSSESVTRAEFRNFALQQLPFVPVVSSVQWLPHITPAERTAFEHAQRQTEPAFEIRQQSGGVLVSALPRPDYFPVSYVEPSAFYRSLLGLDLLAQPDSADLIRRVQRQLQFQVGLVQPSTPTESAASDVLAAVPYVLGAEQAGAEQDGAKPVDTNQVDTDQSDTNQVDADQVDTDRADRKPADKSPARLAGILLAVVDPALLLRTAMTEDVVTGVKASLSLQNDAGEQQWLASWPAPEPAPSESASKTAVAAENHYSVAFGDRTWQLSMTTPAALAPTPYRSLLLLLVGLLLSATLGIYLLSFSHYAARIESEVAERTIELSQARDQAVAGSQAKSQFLASMSHEIRTPLTAIMGYTELLLDDKQMPAPLKPSLQTVLDSSKTLLTLINDVLDLSRIEAGHMKLETKPCSIMAIAQEVVQLLQPRAEQKQVLLLTDYRFPLPAQVITDPLRLRQILLNLLGNAIKFTEVGQIQLQISTELNELVAKFRIAVSDTGIGIAPANLQRIFDPFEQGDVGTAHRFGGTGLGLAISRQLARLLGGDIRVHSVPGEGSTFVLEFSAERVDQQLLVSEFERSPLLHAGQPRQRFAGRVLVAEDNAVNAKLATQVLQSCGVQVDVAGDGLIALSMIEQAAGQQSPYDLVFMDMQMPRMDGYEAVQKLRASGFNHPIIALTANAMSGDRERCLAAGCDAFASKPFQRSEIEALLRQFLRLKPYD, encoded by the coding sequence ATGCCCGCTGCTGCCCGCACTGTTCTTGCCTGCCTGGCATTGGCGGTTGCCTATTTCGCTGGCGGCTTGCTGGCGCGCCTGCTGGCGCTGCCACCGACCATGGTGATGCCGGTCTGGCCGCCGGCCGGCATCGCGTTTGTCGCGCTGGCCTTGTTTGGTCGACGCCTGTGGCCCGGCATTTTTCTGGGCTCGCTACTGTTCAATGCGCTGATTTATGCCGAGCAGCCGACCATCAACGCCTGGGTTGCTTCGGCGTTGATTGCGCTCGGCGCGGTGGCACAGGCGCTGGCGGGATTGTGGCTGTGGCAGCGTCATGGTGGCGATACCGTGGCACCGCGTTCAGGCCGCTCACTGGCGCGGCAAGTGTTGCTGGTGGGGCCGCTTGCTTGCCTCATCAATCCGCTCTGGGGCAGCGCCGTGCTGGTGCTGCTCAATGAGTTGCCCATCAGTAATCTCAGTGAAGCGCTGCTGACTTGGTGGTGCGGTGACAGCATGGGTGTCATTGCCTTGTTGCCCCTGCTCTATGTCTGGCAGTCGCCGGGTCAGCAATTGCGGCTGTCGCGCCGGATCGGTTTGTCATTGATCATGTTGTTTGCGTCTGTGCTCAGTGCCGTCACCGCGCTGCATTGGCGAGAGCGCGAAGTGGTCGAGTGGCAGGCCCAGCAGGAGCTGGTGCACAGCCGGGTGCTGCACCGGTTGGAGCAACAGCAAGCCAGCGTGCGGCAAGCGCTGCAAATGCTGGCGGCGCTGTTCAGCAGTTCCGAATCGGTGACACGCGCCGAATTTCGCAACTTTGCTTTGCAACAACTGCCGTTTGTGCCGGTGGTCAGCTCGGTGCAGTGGTTGCCACATATCACGCCGGCCGAACGCACCGCGTTTGAACACGCACAGCGACAGACCGAGCCAGCTTTTGAGATCCGCCAGCAAAGCGGCGGCGTGCTGGTCAGCGCGCTGCCGCGCCCCGACTATTTTCCGGTCAGCTATGTCGAACCGAGCGCCTTTTATCGTTCGCTGCTCGGGCTCGATTTGCTGGCGCAACCGGATAGCGCCGATCTGATTCGGCGCGTTCAGCGGCAGTTGCAATTCCAGGTGGGCCTGGTCCAGCCATCGACGCCGACCGAAAGCGCGGCGAGCGATGTGCTGGCGGCCGTGCCCTATGTTCTCGGCGCGGAGCAGGCTGGAGCGGAGCAGGACGGCGCGAAGCCGGTTGACACGAATCAGGTTGATACAGATCAGAGTGATACGAATCAGGTTGATGCAGATCAGGTTGATACAGATCGGGCTGACAGAAAGCCAGCTGACAAGTCGCCAGCGCGGCTCGCCGGCATCTTGCTGGCCGTGGTCGATCCGGCGCTGCTGCTGCGTACGGCGATGACCGAAGATGTCGTGACCGGTGTGAAGGCCAGCTTGTCATTGCAGAACGATGCTGGCGAGCAGCAATGGTTGGCGAGCTGGCCAGCGCCGGAACCGGCACCGAGCGAAAGCGCCAGCAAGACCGCCGTCGCGGCCGAAAATCACTACAGCGTTGCTTTCGGTGATCGCACCTGGCAATTGAGCATGACCACGCCGGCGGCATTGGCGCCGACGCCGTATCGTTCCCTGCTGTTGCTGCTGGTCGGGTTGTTGCTGTCGGCCACGCTCGGCATTTATCTGTTGTCGTTCAGTCACTATGCGGCGCGTATTGAAAGCGAAGTGGCAGAGCGCACTATTGAGCTGTCACAGGCACGCGATCAGGCGGTTGCCGGCAGTCAGGCAAAGAGTCAGTTTCTGGCCAGCATGAGTCACGAAATCCGGACGCCGCTGACGGCCATCATGGGTTACACCGAACTGTTGCTCGACGACAAGCAAATGCCGGCACCGCTGAAGCCGTCGCTGCAAACCGTGCTCGACAGCAGCAAGACCTTGCTGACCCTGATCAACGATGTGCTGGATTTGTCGCGCATCGAAGCCGGCCACATGAAGCTGGAAACGAAGCCCTGCTCCATCATGGCCATCGCTCAGGAAGTGGTGCAGTTGCTGCAACCGCGCGCCGAGCAGAAGCAAGTACTGCTGCTGACCGACTATCGTTTTCCGTTGCCGGCGCAGGTGATTACCGATCCGCTGCGGCTACGGCAAATTCTGCTGAATTTGCTTGGCAATGCCATCAAATTTACCGAGGTTGGCCAGATTCAGTTGCAGATCAGCACCGAACTCAATGAGCTGGTGGCCAAATTTCGCATCGCGGTCAGCGACACCGGCATCGGCATTGCGCCGGCCAATCTGCAGCGCATCTTCGATCCGTTTGAACAGGGCGATGTTGGCACCGCACATCGCTTTGGCGGCACCGGTCTTGGCCTCGCCATTTCACGCCAGCTGGCGCGGTTGCTCGGCGGCGATATCCGGGTCCACAGCGTGCCCGGCGAGGGCAGCACGTTTGTCCTGGAATTCTCAGCCGAGCGGGTCGATCAGCAATTGCTGGTCAGCGAGTTTGAGCGCAGTCCGCTGCTGCATGCGGGCCAACCGCGTCAACGCTTCGCCGGTCGGGTGCTGGTGGCAGAAGACAACGCCGTCAATGCCAAGCTGGCCACCCAAGTCTTGCAATCCTGCGGGGTGCAGGTGGATGTTGCGGGTGATGGCTTGATTGCGCTATCGATGATTGAGCAGGCAGCGGGGCAACAATCGCCTTACGATCTGGTGTTCATGGACATGCAGATGCCGCGCATGGACGGTTATGAAGCGGTGCAGAAATTGCGCGCCAGCGGTTTCAATCATCCGATCATTGCACTGACCGCCAATGCCATGAGTGGCGATCGCGAACGCTGCCTGGCCGCCGGTTGCGATGCCTTTGCCAGCAAGCCGTTTCAGCGCAGCGAGATCGAGGCGTTGCTGCGGCAGTTTTTACGCCTGAAACCGTACGACTGA
- a CDS encoding DNA-3-methyladenine glycosylase family protein, with product MELITDERMLRRAAEHLAGHDRVMAALIEQHGISRMTPWQNEPFTALIGAIISQQLSVKAADTIEKRVLKIGGRGDRFVASKLLAASDEELRACGLSGAKTRYIKGIAEAAQSGQLNLKRIRDLPDDKLIETLTELNGIGRWTAEMLMIFAFGHSDVMSLGDLGLRKGIEVAYELDHRPSDKVMLGTAEIWRPYRSVASWYLWRAAESGPVN from the coding sequence ATGGAGCTTATCACCGATGAACGGATGTTGCGCCGGGCGGCCGAGCATCTGGCTGGCCATGATCGGGTCATGGCCGCGTTGATTGAGCAACATGGCATTAGCCGGATGACGCCGTGGCAGAACGAACCGTTTACCGCGCTGATCGGCGCCATCATTTCCCAGCAGCTGTCAGTCAAGGCTGCCGACACCATTGAAAAACGGGTGCTGAAAATCGGTGGCCGCGGCGACCGTTTTGTCGCCAGCAAATTGCTGGCCGCCAGTGACGAAGAGCTGCGCGCTTGCGGCCTGTCCGGCGCCAAGACCCGCTATATCAAGGGCATCGCCGAAGCCGCACAAAGCGGCCAGCTGAATCTGAAACGAATCCGCGATCTGCCTGACGACAAGCTGATTGAAACCCTGACCGAGCTGAATGGCATCGGCCGCTGGACCGCCGAGATGCTGATGATTTTTGCCTTCGGCCATTCCGATGTCATGAGCCTGGGTGATCTCGGCCTGCGCAAAGGCATTGAAGTGGCTTACGAACTCGACCACCGGCCCAGCGACAAGGTCATGCTGGGTACCGCCGAAATCTGGCGGCCGTATCGCTCGGTCGCCAGTTGGTATCTGTGGCGGGCGGCGGAAAGCGGGCCGGTGAATTAA
- a CDS encoding amidohydrolase produces MLARNEKTSSQFTARGLIAALLPLAVGAALAAKPLPVQADDGMTQEARYLEKLYLYFHQNPELSFRETESAKRVAKELKAVGYEVSTGVGGNGVVAVLKNGSGPTLLLRADMDALPVVENTGLPYASKVTSKNDAGQTVGVMHACGHDIHMTALVGAARELKARQKEWQGTLVLVGQPAEEVSGGARAMLKAGLYDKFPKPDYAVALHTSASHPAGSVAYSIGPALASVDNVDITIRGVGGHGAYPHKTKDPIVLAAQVVLALQTIVSREIDPREPAVITVGSIHGGAKANIISEEVKMALTVRSYSPTVRELMLKSIERIVTGTALAAGMPADAMPDVRVRDEYTPSTWNEPKLTEHLVAVFGKALGADHVLATEPVMAGEDFSMYGQTADKIPSTIFWVGGVDPMVYEKSLRGEVTLPALHSPEFAPVPAPTLRTGVKALVAAALDLLPVK; encoded by the coding sequence ATGTTGGCCCGGAACGAAAAAACGTCATCGCAATTTACCGCTCGCGGGCTTATCGCAGCCCTGTTGCCATTGGCGGTCGGTGCCGCGCTGGCGGCTAAGCCATTGCCCGTGCAGGCTGATGACGGAATGACGCAGGAAGCGCGCTATCTGGAAAAGCTCTATCTGTATTTCCATCAAAACCCGGAACTGTCGTTTCGTGAAACCGAATCGGCCAAACGGGTCGCCAAGGAACTCAAGGCCGTGGGGTATGAAGTCAGCACCGGCGTTGGCGGCAATGGCGTGGTCGCGGTGCTCAAGAATGGCAGCGGCCCCACCTTGCTGCTGCGTGCCGACATGGATGCGCTGCCGGTCGTGGAAAACACCGGTCTGCCGTACGCCAGCAAAGTCACCAGCAAAAATGACGCCGGCCAAACGGTCGGCGTGATGCACGCCTGCGGTCACGATATCCACATGACCGCGCTGGTCGGTGCGGCCCGTGAACTGAAAGCGCGGCAAAAAGAATGGCAGGGTACGTTGGTGCTGGTCGGCCAGCCTGCCGAAGAGGTTTCCGGCGGCGCCAGAGCGATGCTGAAAGCCGGGCTGTATGACAAATTTCCGAAACCGGATTACGCCGTTGCGCTGCACACCTCGGCATCGCATCCGGCCGGTTCGGTGGCGTACAGCATCGGCCCGGCACTGGCCAGCGTCGATAACGTCGATATCACCATCCGTGGTGTTGGCGGTCACGGCGCCTATCCGCACAAGACCAAGGATCCGATCGTGCTGGCGGCGCAAGTCGTGCTGGCCTTGCAAACCATCGTCAGCCGCGAAATCGATCCGCGCGAACCGGCGGTGATCACGGTCGGCTCCATTCACGGCGGCGCCAAAGCCAACATCATTTCCGAAGAAGTCAAAATGGCGTTGACGGTGCGCAGCTATTCGCCGACGGTGCGCGAGCTGATGCTGAAATCGATCGAGCGTATCGTCACCGGCACCGCGCTGGCCGCCGGCATGCCGGCCGACGCGATGCCGGACGTGCGCGTGCGCGATGAATACACGCCATCCACCTGGAATGAACCGAAACTGACCGAGCATCTCGTTGCGGTATTTGGCAAAGCGCTTGGTGCTGATCATGTGCTGGCCACCGAACCGGTCATGGCCGGCGAAGATTTCTCGATGTACGGCCAAACCGCCGACAAGATCCCCAGCACGATTTTCTGGGTCGGCGGTGTGGATCCGATGGTCTACGAAAAATCCCTGCGCGGTGAAGTGACGCTGCCGGCGCTGCACTCGCCAGAATTCGCGCCGGTACCGGCGCCGACGCTGCGGACCGGGGTGAAAGCACTGGTGGCGGCGGCGCTGGATTTGTTGCCAGTGAAATGA
- a CDS encoding DNA-deoxyinosine glycosylase, with the protein MIESFSAIETPHARVLILGTMPGVASLQAQQYYAHPRNAFWPIMATLLEFDVALPYPQRVAALQAGRIAVWDVLASCERPGSLDSAIARASEVPNDFPALFRQCRHLRAVACNGGTAFTLFRRHVLPVVDMTGIALLQLPSTSPAHAGKSLAAKLKAWSSLREYLDD; encoded by the coding sequence ATGATTGAAAGTTTTTCTGCCATTGAAACGCCACACGCCCGTGTGTTGATCCTTGGCACCATGCCTGGCGTCGCTTCGCTACAAGCGCAGCAGTATTACGCCCATCCGCGCAATGCGTTCTGGCCGATCATGGCTACCTTGCTGGAATTTGACGTCGCCTTGCCGTACCCGCAGCGGGTGGCCGCGCTCCAGGCTGGTCGGATCGCAGTCTGGGATGTGCTGGCCAGTTGCGAGCGGCCCGGCAGTCTGGATTCGGCCATTGCCCGCGCCAGTGAAGTGCCAAATGATTTTCCGGCGTTGTTCCGGCAGTGCCGGCACTTGCGCGCGGTCGCCTGCAACGGTGGCACTGCGTTCACCTTGTTTCGCCGGCATGTGCTGCCGGTGGTGGATATGACCGGCATTGCGCTGTTGCAGCTGCCGTCAACCAGTCCGGCGCATGCTGGCAAGTCGCTTGCGGCGAAGCTGAAGGCGTGGTCGAGTTTGCGCGAGTATCTTGATGATTAA
- a CDS encoding CBS domain-containing protein, which yields MKLVADLMTRNVLSLRDNQTLKEAHALIRDKGIRHIPIVDAQDNLVGVLSQRPLLAFLLQAVDSGGLPYANKLEARTLIRELMEEPMTIAPEQPLITAGSYLLDNKQACLVVTEGGKVTGILSPVDFIRCALHFLEAKN from the coding sequence ATGAAACTGGTCGCCGATCTGATGACCCGCAACGTGCTCAGCTTGCGTGACAACCAGACCTTGAAAGAAGCCCACGCCCTGATCCGCGACAAAGGCATCCGTCATATTCCGATTGTCGATGCGCAAGACAACCTGGTTGGCGTCCTGAGCCAGCGGCCCTTGCTGGCATTCCTGCTGCAGGCTGTCGACAGTGGCGGCTTGCCGTATGCCAACAAACTGGAAGCGCGCACGCTCATCCGCGAACTGATGGAAGAACCCATGACCATCGCCCCGGAGCAACCCCTGATCACCGCCGGCAGCTATCTGCTCGACAACAAACAAGCCTGTCTGGTGGTGACCGAAGGCGGCAAGGTGACCGGCATTTTGAGCCCGGTGGATTTCATTCGCTGTGCGCTGCATTTTCTGGAAGCGAAAAACTGA
- a CDS encoding peptide MFS transporter: MTSTTLGQQHVHDQQRGHELFGHPAGVYVCFFTEMWERFSFYGMKALLALYLIKHHLFTDSESLAVLGAYGGLVYAMPVLGGILADRYLGMRKAVVLGGILLCLGHLGMSVEGHQATLNADGSPQRDLFALSIFYLSLSLIISGVGFLKPNISTIVGKLYPDNDPRRDSGFTLFYAGINVGAIFASLVCGYLGERYGWGYGFGAAGIGMLAGLAVFLTGQKYLEGHAEPPQPERLKQKVLGPINIEWAIYLGSVLGLPLLWLLMQLGHAVFSLQVLTLVGWLGWLGWYVTTRCDKVQRERMLACVFFVFVCLLFFSLYEQTYGSWVLFTDRMLDKDLFPSLVIRDGHPMPWSVIPLALSPFVVAAALRMKGNRGPSWLLGSLTVVGLVAIFRDSVVLPQTAGSLTYLGALFIVLLSPVMAWLWPALEKRGWNPSKPVKSVLGLALAGLAFLPLAAANATVGPDQMASVWWLVLAYFVIEVGEVTLSPIGLSAVTQLSLPNVVGLMMGAWWLGTSFSEQMAAFFGTWAAIDVPADGQIDMAMATAKYGELFDKMVLLGLVSAAVCLLLVPLIKRWMHGIK; encoded by the coding sequence ATGACCTCCACCACCTTGGGCCAACAACACGTTCACGACCAACAACGTGGACATGAGTTGTTCGGCCACCCTGCCGGCGTGTACGTCTGCTTTTTTACCGAAATGTGGGAACGCTTTTCGTTTTACGGCATGAAGGCGCTGCTGGCGCTGTATCTGATTAAACATCATCTGTTCACCGATAGCGAAAGTCTGGCGGTGCTAGGCGCCTATGGCGGTCTGGTCTATGCGATGCCGGTACTCGGCGGCATTCTGGCCGACCGTTATCTGGGCATGCGCAAAGCGGTGGTGCTCGGTGGCATTCTGCTCTGCCTCGGTCATCTCGGCATGTCAGTCGAAGGCCATCAAGCCACGCTCAATGCCGATGGCAGCCCACAGCGCGATCTGTTTGCGCTGAGCATTTTCTATCTGTCGCTGTCCTTGATCATCAGCGGCGTCGGCTTTCTGAAGCCAAATATCTCGACCATCGTCGGCAAACTCTATCCGGACAATGATCCGCGCCGCGATTCCGGTTTCACCTTGTTTTACGCCGGCATCAACGTCGGCGCCATTTTCGCCAGTCTGGTCTGCGGTTATCTCGGTGAACGCTATGGCTGGGGCTATGGCTTTGGCGCCGCCGGCATCGGCATGTTGGCCGGACTGGCGGTGTTCCTGACCGGCCAAAAATACCTGGAAGGTCATGCCGAGCCGCCGCAGCCGGAACGGCTCAAACAAAAAGTGCTCGGCCCGATCAATATCGAATGGGCAATTTATCTCGGCAGCGTGTTGGGTTTACCGTTGCTGTGGCTCCTGATGCAACTGGGCCATGCCGTGTTCTCGTTGCAGGTATTGACGCTGGTGGGCTGGCTCGGCTGGCTCGGCTGGTACGTCACGACCCGCTGCGACAAAGTGCAGCGGGAACGCATGCTGGCCTGCGTGTTCTTTGTTTTCGTTTGCCTGCTGTTCTTCTCTCTGTACGAACAGACTTACGGTTCCTGGGTGCTGTTTACCGACCGCATGCTCGACAAGGATTTGTTCCCGAGCTTGGTGATCCGTGACGGCCACCCGATGCCGTGGTCAGTGATTCCGTTGGCGCTCAGTCCATTTGTGGTCGCCGCGGCACTGCGCATGAAAGGCAATCGCGGCCCGTCCTGGTTGCTCGGCAGTTTGACCGTCGTCGGTCTGGTGGCGATTTTCCGTGACAGCGTCGTGCTGCCGCAAACCGCCGGTTCACTGACCTATCTCGGCGCGCTGTTCATTGTGCTGCTGTCGCCGGTCATGGCCTGGTTGTGGCCGGCGCTGGAAAAGCGCGGCTGGAATCCGTCGAAACCGGTTAAAAGCGTGCTCGGTTTGGCGCTCGCTGGCTTGGCGTTTCTGCCGCTGGCCGCGGCCAATGCCACTGTCGGTCCGGATCAGATGGCCAGTGTCTGGTGGTTGGTGCTGGCTTATTTCGTCATCGAAGTCGGTGAAGTCACATTGTCGCCAATCGGCTTGTCGGCGGTGACCCAATTGTCGCTGCCAAATGTGGTCGGGCTGATGATGGGCGCCTGGTGGCTGGGCACCTCGTTCTCGGAACAAATGGCGGCGTTCTTCGGCACTTGGGCTGCCATCGATGTTCCGGCTGATGGTCAGATTGACATGGCCATGGCCACTGCCAAATACGGCGAGCTGTTCGACAAGATGGTCTTGCTAGGTCTGGTCTCGGCCGCGGTCTGCCTGTTGCTGGTGCCGCTGATCAAGCGCTGGATGCACGGCATCAAATAA
- a CDS encoding alpha-ketoglutarate-dependent dioxygenase AlkB family protein, producing MLKPAHFSDFETPVLANAELQLWRALWPAQDCADIEAELRRTLAWQQKPIVIFGREVLQPRLTAWYGDPDCAYVYSGKRNEPLPWTPLLTELRLAVELVSGARFNSVLANCYRNGQDSMGWHSDDEPELGPEPVIASLSFGAARRFCLQHRRQKQQRLELLLQDGDLLLMAGATQANYRHALPKTSKPVAERLNFTFRWIHPTAS from the coding sequence ATGTTAAAGCCAGCCCATTTTTCTGATTTTGAAACACCGGTACTAGCCAACGCCGAGTTACAGCTCTGGCGCGCACTGTGGCCGGCGCAGGACTGCGCCGATATCGAGGCGGAACTGCGCCGGACACTGGCCTGGCAGCAGAAGCCGATCGTCATTTTTGGCCGCGAGGTGCTGCAGCCACGGCTGACGGCCTGGTATGGCGACCCGGATTGCGCTTACGTCTATTCCGGCAAACGAAACGAGCCCTTGCCGTGGACGCCGCTGCTGACCGAGCTGCGGCTTGCCGTCGAGCTGGTCAGTGGCGCCCGCTTCAACAGTGTGCTGGCCAACTGTTATCGCAATGGCCAGGACAGCATGGGCTGGCACAGTGATGACGAGCCCGAGCTGGGGCCGGAGCCAGTCATCGCCTCGCTGAGTTTTGGCGCCGCGCGGCGGTTTTGCCTGCAGCATCGGCGGCAAAAACAGCAGCGATTGGAGCTTTTGTTGCAAGACGGCGATTTGCTGCTGATGGCCGGCGCCACCCAGGCCAACTATCGCCATGCCTTGCCGAAAACGTCCAAGCCGGTCGCGGAGCGACTGAACTTTACCTTTCGCTGGATTCATCCGACTGCGTCTTGA